The following are from one region of the Dermacentor silvarum isolate Dsil-2018 unplaced genomic scaffold, BIME_Dsil_1.4 Seq559, whole genome shotgun sequence genome:
- the LOC119435239 gene encoding LOW QUALITY PROTEIN: prolactin-releasing peptide receptor-like (The sequence of the model RefSeq protein was modified relative to this genomic sequence to represent the inferred CDS: inserted 2 bases in 2 codons) has protein sequence MGNVSHPVDYVSGVPAVRAFFYCVYGLVFAVGVSGNALVCFVVARQRAMHTVTNLFIANLALSDILLCXLAVPFTPLHQFVGAWPLGAALCRLVPYAQGVSVYVSSFTLTAIAVDRFFVIMHPFRGRLRLPVCGALIGLVWLAGALLTLPYGLFIGLTADGGAFCEERWPSEHSRRAFSLCTSALQFGLPFAVISFCXMRVCCKLRERARAKPGAKSMQKEQLERRRTRRTNRMLVSMVAIFGACWLPLNLYNLAIDFSVRAASWQFANAFFFLAHAIAMSSTCYNPFLYTWLNDSFRKEFKAVLPCFASRRAEPPAVRYVCSGDAVKL, from the exons ATGGGCAACGTGAGCCACCCTGTGGACTACGTGTCTGGCGTTCCGGCGGTGCGGGCCTTCTTTTACTGTGTGTACGGGCTCGTGTTCGCCGTGGGCGTCTCGGGGAACGCGCTCGTGTGCTTCGTGGTGGCCCGGCAACGGGCTATGCACACGGTGACCAACCTGTTCATCGCCAACCTGGCGCTCTCCGACATCCTGCTCT CCCTCGCTGTGCCGTTCACACCGCTGCACCAGTTCGTCGGTGCGTGGCCGCTGGGCGCCGCGCTCTGTCGCCTGGTGCCGTACGCGCAGGGCGTCAGCGTGTACGTGTCTTCGTTCACGCTCACGGCAATTGCAGTGGACCGCTTCTTCGTCATCATGCACCCGTTCCGCGGCCGGCTGCGACTGCCTGTGTGCGGCGCACTCATTGGTCTCGTGTGGCTCGCCGGCGCGCTGCTGACGCTACCATACGGCCTCTTCATCGGCCTGACTGCGGACGGCGGCGCCTTCTGCGAGGAGCGCTGGCCCTCGGAGCATAGCCGGCGAGCTTTCAGCCTGTGCACGAGCGCGCTCCAGTTCGGCTTGCCGTTCGCCGTCATCAGCTTTT ACATGCGTGTCTGCTGCAAGCttcgcgagcgcgcgcgcgccaagCCCGGCGCCAAGTCGATGCAAAAGGAGCAGCTGGAGCGACGGCGTACGCGCCGCACCAACCGCATGCTCGTCTCCATGGTGGCCATATTCGGCGCTTGCTGGCTGCCTCTCAACCTGTACAACCTGGCCATCGATTTTTCGGTGCGCGCAGCCAGCTGGCAGTTTGCGAACGCCTTTTTCTTCCTGGCGCATGCGATTGCCATGAGCTCGACCTGCTACAACCCTTTCCTCTACACCTGGCTCAACGACAGCTTCCGCAAGGAGTTCAAGGCCGTACTGCCGTGCTTCGCGAGCCGTCGAGCTGAACCACCGGCCGTGCGCTACgtgtgcagcggcgacgccgtCAAGCTCTAA